A segment of the Lycium ferocissimum isolate CSIRO_LF1 chromosome 5, AGI_CSIRO_Lferr_CH_V1, whole genome shotgun sequence genome:
GTTTCCGCTTTGATACTGTGTCTTTGGTCATCCTCAAGTTTGAAGTTGGAAAACTTTAGAGAATTAGATTACAACATCCTCTCGTCATCTTCCTTTCACTTCAATGACTACGAAGTCTCCAATCTCTGACACAGGCAGCCCGATATTAATTTGCCCTAACTTTGAAGAAGCAGACAAACAAAAGTGACGCTATGTTCCCACTCTCACAGCCCTTGCAGTAATTTaattactccttccgtctcCCAAAGAAAATAATGTACTACATTCACAACCTTCTTGAATCAATACaatatacccttttctctttctttttcccttgAATAACTTTTTTAGTTTCTGCTACTGTTGTTTGTTATATATaccaattatttccttctttttttcattgAAGATAGCCCCAACGCACTTTAGCCACCACcggaaacaaagaaaatatattcAACCACCCTGTTCAGATCCCTTAATAACCCATCCAATCGAAACTCGATTTTCGTTAAACAATATATCACCACAAACGTAGCATCGACACTTCTCATATCTTGGTCATATATTAAATGTTTCTCGAAAATTGATGATGTCTTCTTCATCACAAATATCATTTTTAGATTGTTGGAAAATATATTCCATgaacacaaaaaatatatgaagaagAACACAAAGATGAAGGTTTGACAATGCATGAAAAACGAACACAGAATTGTAGGCTTGAAACATGTGTGAAAAGCTTTCCTAAAAACGATATTTGCTCCCTCTCCTTTGCGAGATTTCTATGAAATTGTATGAAAATAGTTTTAGTAGATATGACAAGCCTTTGAATTTCTGCACTAAGCAAATAGTGAAGAAATTCTATTGGAAAGCAAGATCTTAGAACTTGATATTCTTggaattggaaaagaaagaatattttgcaGACAAGAAAATTCCGCAGGATTAAAAAGTTACGTTGGAATGTTAAGAAGTTGGTTTTAAATAGAAGTAGTGGTAACCAAAGAATGAAAGGACACAACCTTTCATTTAAAAGACACCTTttcatataaaatatttaattttctttaaacAAAACTCCAACATTAGGTGGTGAAAATTATAATAGCAAGTAAATCACCATAGTTGAACAAGCTTGAATAAGTGAGTTTGCATTTTGAATCTAATGAGAAATTTGGAGAGGGAATTATTTGATCGGTTGGAAATAATCTAAGGAGGTTGTTTACAAAATTTAAAGTCGTTTGGTGAAGATTTAGGATTGAACAAAAATTGTGATTCAAAATCATAGAAGAAGATTATCACTGCAGCTAGTGAcctttatacacttttatagAAGATTGATACATGTCTATACAATATTGTATACTTTTACACAAGGTAGAGATACATTGCTTTCTAAGTGTACAGATACTGTACATAATGTATAAATGTGTATAAACACTGTTTCAACATAAATGTTGATTATGTGGGTGTAAACTGAAAAATATGACTACGTGAATACAATATATTGTGTTGAACTGTATATTTGAGCAAATTTTCCTCTTTAAATTACTTATTCGGATTTTATGAgtaattaattttaagaaatattaaagtAAAAATCTATATTTGCTTTGGTAATAAGCTGCCTTGGTGGTGAAATGGTAGACATATGAGACTCAAAATCTCGTGCTAAAGAGCGTGGAGTTCGAGTCCTCTTCAAGGCATACTATAAATGAGCATTCTcgataagaaaattcaaatcttTTGGAATTGACATAAATTTGGGAGGAAATCGCGAAATTTTAATGATCTTCTCTATCTGATGAATGGAGAGTTCGCTTTAAAAACATAGTTTTTATTACCAATTGAGAATATATACATctcaacaaacaaaaaagaaaggaaactaACACGAACTGAAGTAAAAATGTATATTATAATAATGCTAAGCACATAATTCCTCCATTCACCTTTACTTGTTCATGGTAAACTTTTCACTCTCTTTAACAAATAATAAATTActtaattttttcataatatccatattaattgatatataatcttaagttttgaaaaatgatttgggaaataagtaattaattttaagtttaaaacatgaaaaaaaaaatatttttgatatgCCAAAGTGAACAACTAAAAAGTGAAAATCGataattaatatttgaaaaGCGTGGGAAAAATAAACAAAGTATTTTAAATTAATGACATTAAAAACCCCGGTTacaaatatgattttttttaatttaagtgtcCAAATGCCGAAGGTGACTTATTCATAAGCGCAAgtcattttttttggaaaaaataaattttcctttaatggagtctctctctctatatcgTTGACCAtatattagaaatttcaagaattcctCCATTAAATTTATTCTCTTTGCcatattttcttcctttccattaATCTTTGAACCAATGATTTATAATACTAGACTAATTTGGGTTGCATTGTAAAATATGTTAATTTTACATTTACCGAAACATTAGGTGTCATTAACGTACAAATGCTTATTcgaacaatttattgttaggttttgaaGATAGGAGGACGAATGGAGAGGaatattgatttgttaatttctttgggatataacttaattaccacaaactccAAGACGCAAAGTTTTATGgactttaaatttaatagctcGAATTCGAAAAAATCTAGTACTCTATATTCCTTAAGTTGGACATATCGCTTGGGTTGCTTGTCttgaattcatacttatgttaattgttgttaatttgtaaccgagattaagcatgtgaTTGGAACAATatcataaagaagattaaaatgcaagctaAACAAACTTTCTTAGAAATGTCAATTTGAATTCTTTGGAGgagcaaacttttagttatatttattaTCGGATTGTGATTAATTGGTTTAACTAAAAGTAAATTAAAGTACAAACTTTATAGTTAGTTTATAGCGGTCCTTGACTGTGaattgtgtttaactaaaatcTCGCAAAAGAGCTTTTTGAGTTATGTTTATGCATAATATCACCCGCTTTTGAATTGTATTTAACATCAAGAGAATTCAAAGCTTTTATTATGTTACTTGCTTtcgtttcttatattctttgtaTTCGGTTATTAGTATGAGGAAAACTTAATACATATGTGTTGATTTTCGGGTTCAAGAGGAGTTGAGTATATTGGAAAGGAAACAAACAAATAGAAAGGtatatccttgaatgcttattgtttgggctcccgaaagttaattatttattagattaaCTAGGTGGAGGAGAAATGAATCTACTGACTTTTTCTAAAGAACAAATGTAATGGATCTTATGTACAATGAAACGTGCTTTCGAGATAATATGAAGGAGACAAACCATCGGTGAGGGTTGAAATTCATGCCGGAACAATAAAGAGGTTTAAATTAATGTTatagtttaaagttaaaataaatGGGTAAAGTATTTGGATATCTACGTGGACAACCACATAGCATTTTTTTACATTTAAGCGCGTGTTTACACGGCTAATGGACCTTAAAGTTTGGGCATAAAGTTGAAGTTCGGAATTTTATCCTCCCAGTTTAGGTGTGCAGTGGTGATCGTTATATAAAAAGTTGCAAGTTCGGGGGGTCCCAAGCGCTTTTGCCTTAATATAaattgacaagtaaaaataaacggagaaaatattttagtttATTATTTTGACATAAACCTCGGTTacaaatagatttttttttatttaaaaatttacaaATGCCAGTTAAAGACTTCATTCTAAGCcaaagtttggattaattttggACTTGCCTACTGACGGTAAATCAAGAGTGGTGATCGTTGACCAAAACTATATACTAAGTAATTGAAGCTATCCTACAGGCTTACAAATCTCCTGTATGTCATCTTGATtccaaatatattatatttagtaTAGGTACATACAAGTAATCTAATAGTTTGCCTATTTCTTTATATTGACCGTGAATAAAACTTAATCTCGATAAGATGACTTATGTGCCTATGTCACCCGCTATTTCATCAAATTATGTGACTTGCTtttcttgctttatttttttttgcagatTCGATGAGGAAATTAATATGATGAATTATTGCATAATCATTGACCAACTAACAAATTAATACAGCAGCAACACATGCACTTCCTTGTTTGTGACTAGCTGGCTAAGCTGACTTTTTCTAACAAGTAATGCTGAATCTTGTCATTAATTCCGAACGAGCTTCATCTTATAGAACatatatttcaatttattttcttttcccgACGTTTACATAATTGAATTTATAGAATTCGTCCTAGATATGCGTTTTATTCCGACACATAATCCGAAACTTCATAAGATGAACGAGGATGTATTCATTTTCTTCGATACAGAAGAAGCTGCAGATAGAAAAGCTTTGAAAAAAGCAAGCAACTCATCTCTTGGAGGTAGATATTTCTTGACTTGGCTGCAGTTAAAAAACTCATCTCTCCAAGcacaaaaatttggaaatttttcaCTTGTGACTACGACAACTCCAGAGCCTTCTTGAAATAATCCTAGCCAAAGTCCCATAAAATTTGCAGCTATATCAGCAAACCCAAATTTGTCATTCACAAAGAATTTCTTATCCTTGAGCTCATTATCAAGAATTTTCAGCATCTCCCAAACTTCCTCTTTACCTTTCTCTTGCTCCTCTCCTTTGCGTAAACAGGATTCACCTGATGACAGACTCAGCAAATGGGCgtttccgtatatatatatatatatatatatatatatatatatatatatatatatatatatatatatatatatatatatattctcattAACAATGTTACTACTCCAGTTAAATCCGTACCATTATCATACAAAATTATGAAAAGTATTCCATGCTCTCTATGTTTTCGATACAAGACCTATAGTAAATGTTCTAACGTAGCCAAATTATGCAGATAGGAATAAATGGCATGAAGACGAATTTTACCTTATCGTCAAGGAACTTAGCCCAGAAACGAGCTAAAGCTCGGTCATAAGGGTCTTTCGGCAGGATGGAAAGGCCTTCAAATGTCTCATCAATGTATTCAACAATTACCATAGACTCAGCAATGGGCTTTCCGTTGAACTATGGACTTCTTTTTTATAGAAGGAAAAATCAATGAAGTGTCTTAGCAACCAGGTGattattaaattaattcatGTTCCCAACACTTgaaagacatatatatatgcaagcacTTAGCTAACTCTATCTTGACTCATCACCGACACATTTTCTAAACGTTATGGTACTTTAGAGATTTCTGTAAGATTTTCATTAAAGTGTGGCACGCCCACATATTGTATATTGACTTTGTATTTATTATGTATTACACTATATAATTAATATACATATTATTTGGTAATAATATTTGGAGAGGTGGTCTAGATGATGTTGCATTTTTCGACGACTTGTCTTTTGATGGTAAGGATAAGAACTCTAATTTTGGGGTTCCAGGACTGGCTAGATATTTAAGCATGTTCCCAGACCTGTTTCACCCAGCTTGTTTAGTAGATTTGTTCATGATTTTCGTGTGTCTAGTTCATTCACTTCATCTGTCTCTAAATTTTGTTTACTatctttgttcatttattttgtcaatcatcaaaacacacaTGCTTATGTCAACAAGGATGAAGTTCGATAACCAAGTGACAAGCCGTCAAAACTCATTCCCCCCAAAAATCAATTGGCAAGTTACGTTGGAAGAGCAAGGCCTGGGCCACATTCAAGATATGACGATGCTTTCTTTTCACTATTCCATTATGCTGAGTAGTTTTGTACATGAAGTTTGAAAAACAATTCCACATTCAAGAAAGTAGTTTCTCATACATGTGAACTTTGTTTCATTATCTATCCTGAAGGTTTTAACTCGCTTGTTGAATTAGCTTTctatcaaagtcaagaaattctTCACAGTTTGCACTACTACTTTCTTAtcaatcaataaaaaaaaaaaaatccacccAACACGCAAGTAATCATCTacaataataaca
Coding sequences within it:
- the LOC132057878 gene encoding probable glutathione S-transferase; protein product: MNGSPGRGVAFHVNAAQATGGGASATMMGAEKAGPPGLSNEQWNTLIAMLNNQQISSNEKLPFNGKPIAESMVIVEYIDETFEGLSILPKDPYDRALARFWAKFLDDKVLYRKHREHGILFIILYDNGEEQEKGKEEVWEMLKILDNELKDKKFFVNDKFGFADIAANFMGLWLGLFQEGSGVVVVTSEKFPNFCAWRDEFFNCSQVKKYLPPRDELLAFFKAFLSAASSVSKKMNTSSFIL